In Mugil cephalus isolate CIBA_MC_2020 chromosome 20, CIBA_Mcephalus_1.1, whole genome shotgun sequence, the following are encoded in one genomic region:
- the prr14 gene encoding flocculation protein FLO11 isoform X1, producing the protein MLTYPSDSLPQIVCPMDDAIPPNPFCSAPPHSEPPPPLLSLSSVTPSHPNDGISGHRRSDRIQGIRAQTPKIRSNTDSQASQKPSRQNPAPAKRQREGEIMVQISQPKQPRVERTDVYETQNKDGLHFSFSTEHQNEQKDQRGPPKNTDVSPDETVVEPFPEDTTQNIDAAESDMDTCGKLAVEHSVENPSAMKGWVIGPLFQSFKAKMASFTEIVMSPVKLFTSNSPPPCMDHPDNLHEYEIQADGTADAEHSGPSNTPYPEGEIGNRNQGIEDNQYGLGTEDAENEKIVIPTFSKKLHFGMETSTCSSELSECAVNRKETTSPDLLCPPHRPLPRIVSEQVSVSVSSILKPFVLLRSSSSALHESKLKVSSDLDKGKKAGKSKPLPRKRRSELKSVNCKTPDDKKEECHPEVPDKESSQYNSNSTVLSGTSKKLTLSSSVCNTDPDEYCLQAENDHDDGNTERCFVQQSPPRLSNPSNKRTQKLTLDKHQLNPKTCPVIGLGREKRGQKLDCSLQNSARSKRLKADAQSEATKSCRVELMSSDNDIWRGIKPSRKQVVSINANANMEETLNPVKKRTTRVNGKEKVPTINEAVLQTQAQSFPDMLVCSSDKSRGLSDENQKGSKVKPSGSCKRLKMRKVPNKPDDIDNGMDMETTMAFTSTEQTEEPIPEVLLRPHIKQLENKKRSRIINMKPLKRKSPIQASLAATSSVELFELRPGDLNTSEHVQEENLTRGQGEPSKRPKKGFRGAFSSSVSTGTQEAKQCINSLHLVTKETQCNVDAGEDKISIDPLYFEMTPFERNAEPVLSPSHSDCFIQINQAKHATDRMERDSASVKDERLTRDSEVVNNNSFSLSRLRPSARRVNIKPRRADDQRRKCRVLLSKAHNAEAVTKSITMEDADLAASSIQLSENRFARCLLRSYSCPEISSLHPNDTPWKTPHSPHHSRTHTPHQHQSSHSPFVSHARKSLHRARRHTVCSVEVEREIAPLCLRKEVYPSRRSAPYDPVTQHLSPSIALSPSTSLSVLASCFLSSPLAFLSKKADSRGTTASPSTSSHVSSPTSSSLSSPLSSTWHPSGIIPGTDSSGNTLDSNKGRNPLECEMERRQQSEEEDDGEDTSSSSQEFEDVGLREEKALSDSEIKVVQNHDKQGKVSSIRIRKTLPKPQNNLTPMGLPKPIRLKKKEFSLEEIYTNKNFSKPPESRLETIFEVPLNRRNGSESCFGPRRVKRFLKFLEVGESRKPKKPLVGVGKAVISSSRTRRGSFSKDEPPLSMQDVDSLLCAKLDQLNLWLIHDQKES; encoded by the exons ATGTTGACTTATCCCTCTGACTCGCTCCCTCAGATAGTTTGTCCAATGGATGATGCTATTCCCCCCAACCCTTTCTGTAGTGCACCTCCCCACAGTGaacctccaccacctctcctctccctttcctcAGTCACTCCCAG CCATCCGAATGATGGAATATCTGGACACAGAAGGAGTGATCGCATTCAAGGGATCAGAGCTCAGACTCCTAAAATTCGGAGTAACACAGACAGCCAAGCCTCTCAGAAACCGTCCAGACAGAATCCAGCCCCcgcaaagagacaaagagaaggggAGATCATG GTGCAAATTTCACAGCCTAAACAGCCAAGAGTTGAAAGGACAGATGTATACGAGACACAAAACAAG GATGGActgcattttagtttttcaacAGAGCATCAAAATGA GCAAAAAGACCAGAGAGGGCCACCAAAGAATACAGATGTCTCTCCGGACGAAACTGTAGTTGAACCTTTTCCTGAAGACACCACACAGAATATTGATGCTGCTGAGTCTGACATGGACACATGTGGGAAATTAGCTGTTGAACACAGTGTTGAAAATCCATCTGCTATGAAAGGATGGGTGATTGGTCCATTGTTTCAGTCTTTCAAGGCAAAGATGGCCAGTTTCACAGAGATAGTCATGAGCCCTGTTAAACTCTTCACATCAAACAGTCCTCCACCATGTATGGATCATCCAGACAACCTTCATGAGTATGAAATACAGGCTGATGGAACAGCAGATGCTGAACATTCTGGGCCAAGCAACACACCTTATCCAGAAGGAGAAATTGGCAACAGGAATCAGGGAATTGAAGATAATCAGTACGGACTTGGCACAGAagatgcagaaaatgaaaaaatcgTTATTcccacattttcaaaaaaattgcattttggtATGGAGACGTCAACGTGCAGCTCTGAACTGTCTGAATGTGCAGTAAATCGGAAGGAAACAACCTCACCTGATTTACTGTGTCCACCACACCGTCCCTTGCCTCGCATTGTTTCTGAGCAAGTCTCCGTATCAGTTTCGTCCATTCTTAAGCCTTTTGTCCTGTTAAGATCCTCTTCAAGTGCCTTGCATGAATCAAAATTAAAGGTATCCAGTGATCTGGACAAAGGCAAGAAGGCTGGCAAGTCAAAACCTCTGCCTAGAAAACGTAGATCTGAATTAAAGAGCGTTAACTGTAAGACACCTGATGACAAAAAGGAAGAGTGTCACCCAGAGGTCCCTGACAAGGAGTCTTCTCAATACAACTCAAACAGCACTGTCTTGAGTGGGACGAGCAAAAAGCTGACTTTGTCGTCCTCGGTCTGTAACACTGATCCTGATGAATACTGTCTTCAGGCTGAAAATGATCATGATGATGGGAACACAGAACGATGTTTTGTTCAACAAAGCCCACCCCGACTGAGTAACCCCAGTAATAAAAGGACACAGAAGCTCACTTTGGATAAACATCAGCTGAACCCTAAAACGTGCCCAGTTATAGGTttggggagagaaaagagaggccAGAAACTGGACTGTAGTCTCCAAAATTCTGCACGGAGCAAAAGACTGAAGGCAGATGCACAATCAGAGGCTACAAAAAGTTGTAGAGTTGAGTTGATGTCCTCAGATAATGACATATGGAGAGGGATAAAGCCTTCACGAAAGCAAGTTGTGTCGATAAATGCCAATGCGAATATGGAAGAAACACTCAACcctgttaaaaaaagaacaacaagagTGAATGGGAAAGAAAAAGTTCCTACAATAAATGAAGCTGTGTTACAAACGCAGGCTCAAAGTTTCCCTGACATGTTGGTTTGCTCATCGGATAAGAGCCGTGGTTTGTCGGATGAAAACCAAAAAGGCAGCAAAGTGAAGCCTAGTGGTTCATGCAAAAGACTGAAGATGAGGAAAGTTCCTAACAAACCTGATGACATTGATAATGGTATGGATATGGAAACCACTATGGCATTCACTTCTACTGAACAGACTGAAGAGCCAATACCTGAAGTTTTACTCCGTCCTCATATAAAGCAGCTcgagaacaaaaaaagatcCAGGATTATAAACATGAAACCACTAAAAAGGAAATCACCAATCCAAGCAAGCTTGGCTGCTACCTCATCTGTGGAGCTCTTTGAACTCAGGCCTGGGGATTTAAATACCTCTGAGCATGTTCAAGAAGAGAACTTGACTAGAGGACAGGGAGAGCCGTCCAAGAGACCCAAAAAGGGCTTTAGAGGTGCTTTCAGTTCATCTGTGTCCACTGGGACTCAAGAAGCAAAGCAGTGTATTAACAGCCTTCATTTGGTAACCAAAGAAACCCAGTGTAATGTAGATGCAGGCGAAGACAAAATCTCAATAGACCCTTTGTATTTTGAAATGACACCTTTTGAAAGAAATGCTGAACCTGTACTTTCACCTTCCCATTCAGACTGTTTCATACAAATAAACCAAGCGAAGCACGCTACAGATCGGATGGAACGGGATTCTGCTTCTGTCAAAGATGAGAGATTAACCAGGGACTCTGAAGTTGTGAACAATAACAGCTTTTCTTTGTCACGGCTAAGACCTAGTGCAAGACGAGTTAACATTAAACCAAGGAGAGCAGATGaccaaagaagaaaatgcaggGTTTTGCTCAGCAAGGCACATAACGCTGAAGCGGTCACAAAATCCATCACTATGGAGGATGCTGATCTAGCTGCATCAAGTATACAGTTGTCAGAAAACCGTTTTGCAAGGTGCCTGTTGCGTAGCTATTCTTGCCCAGAgatctcctctctccatcctaATGACACACCCTGGAAAACTCCTCATTCACCACATCACAGCAGGACTCACACCCCACACCAGCACCAGTCCTCCCACAGCCCTTTTGTGTCTCATGCTCGCAAATCCCTGCATCGAGCTCGTCGACACACGGTCTGCAGCGTGGAAGTGGAGAGGGAGATTGCCCCTCTGTGTCTTCGCAAGGAAGTGTACCCGTCGCGAAGATCTGCACCATATGACCCTGTCACTCAACACCTGTCTCCCAGCATTGCACTGTCCCCCAGCACTTCTCTCTCAGTTCTTGCTTCTTGCTTCCTTTCAAGCCCCTTGGCTTTCCTTTCCAAGAAAGCTGACAGCAGAGGAACCACTGCCAGCCCCAGCACTTCCAGTCATGTTTCTTCTCCCACATCTTCTTCGTTGTCATCCCCACTGAGCTCCACATGGCACCCTTCAGGAATTATTCCAGGAACGGACTCCTCTGGTAACACCTTGGATTCTAACAAAGG TAGGAATCCTTTGGAGTGTGAGATGGAGAGAAGACAACAGagtgaggaggaagatgatgggGAGGACACAAGCTCTTCCAGTCAGGAGTTTGAAGATGTTGGGTTGAGAGAAGAAAAGGCTCTGTCGGATTCTGAAATCAAG GTTGTGCAAAATCATGACAAACAAGGAAAGGTGTCCTCCATCCGCATTCGGAAAACTTTACCCAAACCCCAGAACAACCTGACACCCATGGGATTGCCCAAACCAATCAG GCTGAAAAAGAAGGAGTTTAGTTTGGAAGAAATCTACACCAATAAGAATTTCAGCAAACCCCCTGAAAG TCGTCTGGAAACCATATTCGAGGTGCCTCTCAATCGCAGAAATGGTTCCGAGTCCTGTTTTGGCCCAAGGCGCGTCAAGCGATTTTTGAAGTTCCTGGAGGTTGGTGAGTCTAGAAAACCAAAGAAGCCTCTAGTTGGAGTTGGAAAGGCAGTCATTTCCTCATCCAGGACGAGACGAGGCAGCTTTTCTAAAGACGAACCACCTCTGAGCATGCAGGATGTAGACTCGCTGCTCTGTGCAAAGCTCGATCAGCTCAACTTGTGGTTAATACATGATCAGAAAGAAAGCTGA
- the prr14 gene encoding flocculation protein FLO11 isoform X2: protein MLTYPSDSLPQIVCPMDDAIPPNPFCSAPPHSEPPPPLLSLSSVTPSHPNDGISGHRRSDRIQGIRAQTPKIRSNTDSQASQKPSRQNPAPAKRQREGEIMVQISQPKQPRVERTDVYETQNKDGLHFSFSTEHQNEQKDQRGPPKNTDVSPDETVVEPFPEDTTQNIDAAESDMDTCGKLAVEHSVENPSAMKGWVIGPLFQSFKAKMASFTEIVMSPVKLFTSNSPPPCMDHPDNLHEYEIQADGTADAEHSGPSNTPYPEGEIGNRNQGIEDNQYGLGTEDAENEKIVIPTFSKKLHFGMETSTCSSELSECAVNRKETTSPDLLCPPHRPLPRIVSEQVSVSVSSILKPFVLLRSSSSALHESKLKVSSDLDKGKKAGKSKPLPRKRRSELKSVNCKTPDDKKEECHPEVPDKESSQYNSNSTVLSGTSKKLTLSSSVCNTDPDEYCLQAENDHDDGNTERCFVQQSPPRLSNPSNKRTQKLTLDKHQLNPKTCPVIGLGREKRGQKLDCSLQNSARSKRLKADAQSEATKSCRVELMSSDNDIWRGIKPSRKQVVSINANANMEETLNPVKKRTTRVNGKEKVPTINEAVLQTQAQSFPDMLVCSSDKSRGLSDENQKGSKVKPSGSCKRLKMRKVPNKPDDIDNGMDMETTMAFTSTEQTEEPIPEVLLRPHIKQLENKKRSRIINMKPLKRKSPIQASLAATSSVELFELRPGDLNTSEHVQEENLTRGQGEPSKRPKKGFRGAFSSSVSTGTQEAKQCINSLHLVTKETQCNVDAGEDKISIDPLYFEMTPFERNAEPVLSPSHSDCFIQINQAKHATDRMERDSASVKDERLTRDSEVVNNNSFSLSRLRPSARRVNIKPRRADDQRRKCRVLLSKAHNAEAVTKSITMEDADLAASSIQLSENRFARCLLRSYSCPEISSLHPNDTPWKTPHSPHHSRTHTPHQHQSSHSPFVSHARKSLHRARRHTVCSVEVEREIAPLCLRKEVYPSRRSAPYDPVTQHLSPSIALSPSTSLSVLASCFLSSPLAFLSKKADSRGTTASPSTSSHVSSPTSSSLSSPLSSTWHPSGIIPGTDSSGNTLDSNKGNPLECEMERRQQSEEEDDGEDTSSSSQEFEDVGLREEKALSDSEIKVVQNHDKQGKVSSIRIRKTLPKPQNNLTPMGLPKPIRLKKKEFSLEEIYTNKNFSKPPESRLETIFEVPLNRRNGSESCFGPRRVKRFLKFLEVGESRKPKKPLVGVGKAVISSSRTRRGSFSKDEPPLSMQDVDSLLCAKLDQLNLWLIHDQKES from the exons ATGTTGACTTATCCCTCTGACTCGCTCCCTCAGATAGTTTGTCCAATGGATGATGCTATTCCCCCCAACCCTTTCTGTAGTGCACCTCCCCACAGTGaacctccaccacctctcctctccctttcctcAGTCACTCCCAG CCATCCGAATGATGGAATATCTGGACACAGAAGGAGTGATCGCATTCAAGGGATCAGAGCTCAGACTCCTAAAATTCGGAGTAACACAGACAGCCAAGCCTCTCAGAAACCGTCCAGACAGAATCCAGCCCCcgcaaagagacaaagagaaggggAGATCATG GTGCAAATTTCACAGCCTAAACAGCCAAGAGTTGAAAGGACAGATGTATACGAGACACAAAACAAG GATGGActgcattttagtttttcaacAGAGCATCAAAATGA GCAAAAAGACCAGAGAGGGCCACCAAAGAATACAGATGTCTCTCCGGACGAAACTGTAGTTGAACCTTTTCCTGAAGACACCACACAGAATATTGATGCTGCTGAGTCTGACATGGACACATGTGGGAAATTAGCTGTTGAACACAGTGTTGAAAATCCATCTGCTATGAAAGGATGGGTGATTGGTCCATTGTTTCAGTCTTTCAAGGCAAAGATGGCCAGTTTCACAGAGATAGTCATGAGCCCTGTTAAACTCTTCACATCAAACAGTCCTCCACCATGTATGGATCATCCAGACAACCTTCATGAGTATGAAATACAGGCTGATGGAACAGCAGATGCTGAACATTCTGGGCCAAGCAACACACCTTATCCAGAAGGAGAAATTGGCAACAGGAATCAGGGAATTGAAGATAATCAGTACGGACTTGGCACAGAagatgcagaaaatgaaaaaatcgTTATTcccacattttcaaaaaaattgcattttggtATGGAGACGTCAACGTGCAGCTCTGAACTGTCTGAATGTGCAGTAAATCGGAAGGAAACAACCTCACCTGATTTACTGTGTCCACCACACCGTCCCTTGCCTCGCATTGTTTCTGAGCAAGTCTCCGTATCAGTTTCGTCCATTCTTAAGCCTTTTGTCCTGTTAAGATCCTCTTCAAGTGCCTTGCATGAATCAAAATTAAAGGTATCCAGTGATCTGGACAAAGGCAAGAAGGCTGGCAAGTCAAAACCTCTGCCTAGAAAACGTAGATCTGAATTAAAGAGCGTTAACTGTAAGACACCTGATGACAAAAAGGAAGAGTGTCACCCAGAGGTCCCTGACAAGGAGTCTTCTCAATACAACTCAAACAGCACTGTCTTGAGTGGGACGAGCAAAAAGCTGACTTTGTCGTCCTCGGTCTGTAACACTGATCCTGATGAATACTGTCTTCAGGCTGAAAATGATCATGATGATGGGAACACAGAACGATGTTTTGTTCAACAAAGCCCACCCCGACTGAGTAACCCCAGTAATAAAAGGACACAGAAGCTCACTTTGGATAAACATCAGCTGAACCCTAAAACGTGCCCAGTTATAGGTttggggagagaaaagagaggccAGAAACTGGACTGTAGTCTCCAAAATTCTGCACGGAGCAAAAGACTGAAGGCAGATGCACAATCAGAGGCTACAAAAAGTTGTAGAGTTGAGTTGATGTCCTCAGATAATGACATATGGAGAGGGATAAAGCCTTCACGAAAGCAAGTTGTGTCGATAAATGCCAATGCGAATATGGAAGAAACACTCAACcctgttaaaaaaagaacaacaagagTGAATGGGAAAGAAAAAGTTCCTACAATAAATGAAGCTGTGTTACAAACGCAGGCTCAAAGTTTCCCTGACATGTTGGTTTGCTCATCGGATAAGAGCCGTGGTTTGTCGGATGAAAACCAAAAAGGCAGCAAAGTGAAGCCTAGTGGTTCATGCAAAAGACTGAAGATGAGGAAAGTTCCTAACAAACCTGATGACATTGATAATGGTATGGATATGGAAACCACTATGGCATTCACTTCTACTGAACAGACTGAAGAGCCAATACCTGAAGTTTTACTCCGTCCTCATATAAAGCAGCTcgagaacaaaaaaagatcCAGGATTATAAACATGAAACCACTAAAAAGGAAATCACCAATCCAAGCAAGCTTGGCTGCTACCTCATCTGTGGAGCTCTTTGAACTCAGGCCTGGGGATTTAAATACCTCTGAGCATGTTCAAGAAGAGAACTTGACTAGAGGACAGGGAGAGCCGTCCAAGAGACCCAAAAAGGGCTTTAGAGGTGCTTTCAGTTCATCTGTGTCCACTGGGACTCAAGAAGCAAAGCAGTGTATTAACAGCCTTCATTTGGTAACCAAAGAAACCCAGTGTAATGTAGATGCAGGCGAAGACAAAATCTCAATAGACCCTTTGTATTTTGAAATGACACCTTTTGAAAGAAATGCTGAACCTGTACTTTCACCTTCCCATTCAGACTGTTTCATACAAATAAACCAAGCGAAGCACGCTACAGATCGGATGGAACGGGATTCTGCTTCTGTCAAAGATGAGAGATTAACCAGGGACTCTGAAGTTGTGAACAATAACAGCTTTTCTTTGTCACGGCTAAGACCTAGTGCAAGACGAGTTAACATTAAACCAAGGAGAGCAGATGaccaaagaagaaaatgcaggGTTTTGCTCAGCAAGGCACATAACGCTGAAGCGGTCACAAAATCCATCACTATGGAGGATGCTGATCTAGCTGCATCAAGTATACAGTTGTCAGAAAACCGTTTTGCAAGGTGCCTGTTGCGTAGCTATTCTTGCCCAGAgatctcctctctccatcctaATGACACACCCTGGAAAACTCCTCATTCACCACATCACAGCAGGACTCACACCCCACACCAGCACCAGTCCTCCCACAGCCCTTTTGTGTCTCATGCTCGCAAATCCCTGCATCGAGCTCGTCGACACACGGTCTGCAGCGTGGAAGTGGAGAGGGAGATTGCCCCTCTGTGTCTTCGCAAGGAAGTGTACCCGTCGCGAAGATCTGCACCATATGACCCTGTCACTCAACACCTGTCTCCCAGCATTGCACTGTCCCCCAGCACTTCTCTCTCAGTTCTTGCTTCTTGCTTCCTTTCAAGCCCCTTGGCTTTCCTTTCCAAGAAAGCTGACAGCAGAGGAACCACTGCCAGCCCCAGCACTTCCAGTCATGTTTCTTCTCCCACATCTTCTTCGTTGTCATCCCCACTGAGCTCCACATGGCACCCTTCAGGAATTATTCCAGGAACGGACTCCTCTGGTAACACCTTGGATTCTAACAAAGG GAATCCTTTGGAGTGTGAGATGGAGAGAAGACAACAGagtgaggaggaagatgatgggGAGGACACAAGCTCTTCCAGTCAGGAGTTTGAAGATGTTGGGTTGAGAGAAGAAAAGGCTCTGTCGGATTCTGAAATCAAG GTTGTGCAAAATCATGACAAACAAGGAAAGGTGTCCTCCATCCGCATTCGGAAAACTTTACCCAAACCCCAGAACAACCTGACACCCATGGGATTGCCCAAACCAATCAG GCTGAAAAAGAAGGAGTTTAGTTTGGAAGAAATCTACACCAATAAGAATTTCAGCAAACCCCCTGAAAG TCGTCTGGAAACCATATTCGAGGTGCCTCTCAATCGCAGAAATGGTTCCGAGTCCTGTTTTGGCCCAAGGCGCGTCAAGCGATTTTTGAAGTTCCTGGAGGTTGGTGAGTCTAGAAAACCAAAGAAGCCTCTAGTTGGAGTTGGAAAGGCAGTCATTTCCTCATCCAGGACGAGACGAGGCAGCTTTTCTAAAGACGAACCACCTCTGAGCATGCAGGATGTAGACTCGCTGCTCTGTGCAAAGCTCGATCAGCTCAACTTGTGGTTAATACATGATCAGAAAGAAAGCTGA